A single genomic interval of Spinacia oleracea cultivar Varoflay chromosome 6, BTI_SOV_V1, whole genome shotgun sequence harbors:
- the LOC110777153 gene encoding putative cysteine-rich receptor-like protein kinase 9: MKTNRVLFACILLSFLFFKSASAENKVNYLQSYCYETGHYIRGSEYQNSLELVLSNLTLKAKTNKFHNYNTTVIHDDQKNRTTKVYGLFLCNSAMSTEICQHCVMIASGEIQTRCPSNVQSIIWYLECMLWYANVDVFSKNNVDVFFNYPLNADRENYGEFNNQWIETFVNLFNKATTTTTTSGNNSTSLMSAFVDVAVTGDVTLGSYVECTPNLSPLDCRKCLQTGLGRLPKNGVASGVLLQPSCRLMYAFNSSRILKSPAQAPSNQSMVPTTNSKGIYIAAGLISAVAAVAVLMNVFLCLKIRRKSDKKPNGKFQQLHKHKQIQKWKISSNILVAITQNDLLLSLQGCLRVIAWKAYIFSLIPSKKPLITLPQKTNLGKVDLVMFIRYG; encoded by the exons ATGAAAACTAATAGGGTTCTGTTTGCTTGTATCCTGTTAAGCTTTTTGTTTTTCAAATCTGCTTCTGCTGAGAATAAAGTTAACTACTTACAGAGCTACTGCTATGAAACCGGGCATTACATTCGAGGAAGTGAATACCAAAACAGTCTTGAACTCGTACTATCTAACCTCACCCTCAAAgccaaaacaaacaaattcCACAACTATAATACCACTGTAATCCACGATGATCAGAAAAACAGAACAACAAAAGTGTACGGCCTTTTCCTCTGCAACAGCGCGATGAGCACTGAGATATGTCAGCATTGTGTCATGATCGCATCAGGAGAAATTCAAACAAGATGTCCATCGAATGTACAATCTATCATCTGGTATTTAGAATGCATGTTATGGTATGCAAATGTTGATGTATTTTCTAAGAACAATGTTGACGTGTTCTTCAACTATCCGCTTAATGCTGATAGAGAAAACTACGGCGAGTTCAATAATCAATGGATAGAAACATTTGTGAACCTCTTCAATAAggctactactactactactactagtGGGAATAATTCTACATCACTTATGTCAGCCTTTGTAGATGTTGCTGTTACAGGTGATGTAACATTGGGTTCTTATGTCGAATGTACTCCTAATCTAAGTCCCTTAGACTGTAGGAAATGTTTACAGACAGGACTTGGTAGGCTGCCAAAAAATGGTGTTGCATCAGGAGTTCTTCTGCAACCAAGTTGTAGATTGATGTATGCTTTCAATAGTTCTAGAATCTTGAAGTCTCCTGCACAAG caCCTTCAAACCAGAGTATGGTTCCTACCACTAATAGCAAGGGTATATATATTGCTGCGGGTCTCATTTCAGCAGTTGCAGCAGTAGCTGTGCTTATGAATGTATTTCTCTGTTTGAAGATTAGACGAAAATCTGACAAGAAGCCTAATGGTAAATTTCAGCAGTTGCATAAGCATAAACAGATACAAAAATGGAAAATAAGTTCCAATATCCTGGTAGCAATTACCCAGAATGACCTTCTGTTGTCATTGCAGGGCTGTCTGAGAGTGATAGCATGGAAAGCCTACATTTTCAGTTTGATACCATCAAAGAAGCCACTGATAACTTTGCCCCAGAAAACAAACTTGGGCAAGGTGGATTTGGTGATGTTTATAAGGTATGGCTAG